A genome region from Phocoena sinus isolate mPhoSin1 chromosome 16, mPhoSin1.pri, whole genome shotgun sequence includes the following:
- the ZMIZ1 gene encoding LOW QUALITY PROTEIN: zinc finger MIZ domain-containing protein 1 (The sequence of the model RefSeq protein was modified relative to this genomic sequence to represent the inferred CDS: inserted 3 bases in 2 codons), giving the protein MNSMDRHIQQTNDRLQCIKQHLQNPANFHNAATELLDWCGDPRAFQRPFEQSLMGCLTVVSRVAAQQGFDLDLGYRLLAVCAANRDKFTPKSAALLSSWCEELGRLLLLRHQKSRQSDPPGKLPMQPPLNSMSSMKPTLSHSDGSFPYDSVPWQQNTNQPPGSLSVVTTVWGVTNTSQSQVLGNPMANANNPMNPGGNPMASGMTTSNPGLNSPQFAGQQQQFSAKAGPAQPYIPQSMYGRPNYPGSGGFGASYPGGPNAPAGMGIPPHTRPPADFTQPAAAAAAAAVAAAAATATATATATVAALQETQNKDINQYGPMGPTQAYNSQFMNQPGPRGPASMGGSMNPASMAAGMTPSGMSGPPMGMNQPRPPGISPFGTHGQRMPQQTYPGPRPQSLPIQSIKRPYPGEPNYGNQQYGPNSQFPTQPGQYPTPNPPRPLTSPSYPGQRMPSQPSTGQYPPPTVNMGQYYKPEQFNGQNNTFSGSSYSSYSQGNVNRPPRPVPVANYPHSPVPGNPTPPMTPGSSIPPYLSPSQDVKPPFPPDIKPNMSALPPPPANHNDELRLTFPVRDGVVLEPFRLEHNLAVSNHVFHLRPTVHQTLMWRSDLELQFKCYHHEDRQMNTNWPASVQVSVNATPLTIERGDNKTSHKPLHLKHVCQPGXHTIQITVTACCCSHLFVLQLVHRPSVRSVLQGLLKKRLLPAEHCITKIKRNFSSVAASSGNTTLNGEDGVEQTAIKVSLKCPITFRRIQLPARGHDCKHVQCFDLESYLQLNCERGTWRCPVCNKTALLEGLEVDQYMWGILNAIQHSEFEEVTIDPTCSWRPVPIKSDLHIKDDPDGIPSKRFKTMSPSQMIMPNVMEMIAALGPGPSPYPLPPPPGGTNSNDYSSQGNSYQGHGNFDFPHGNPGGTSMNDFMHGPPQLSHPPDMPNNMAALEKPXHPMQETMPHAGSSDQPHPSMQQGLHVPHPSSQSGPPLHHSGAPPPSQPPRQPPQAAPGNHPHSDLTFNPSSALEGQAGAQGASDMPEPSLDLLPELTNPDELLSYLDPPDLPSNSNDDLLSLFENN; this is encoded by the exons CCCTGCTGTCCTCCTGGTGCGAGGAGCTCGGCCGTCTCCTGCTGCTCCGACATCAGAAGAGCCGCCAGAGCGACCCCCCTGGGAAACTCCCCATGCAGCCTCCCCTCAACTCCATGAGCTCCATGAAACCCACTCTGTCACACAG TGATGGGTCGTTCCCCTATGACTCTGTCCCTTGGCAGCAGAACACCAACCAGCCTCCCGGCTCCCTCTCCGTGGTCACCACGGTTTGGGGAGTGACCAACACATCCCAGAGCCAG GTCCTCGGGAACCCTATGGCCAACGCCAACAACCCCATGAATCCAGGCGGCAACCCCATGGCGTCGGGCATGACCACCAGCAACCCCGGCCTCAACTCCCCACAGTttgctgggcagcagcagcaaTTCTCGGCCAAGGCCGGCCCCGCTCAGCCCTACATCCCGCAGAGCATGTACGGCCGGCCCAACTACCCTGGCAGCGGGGGCTTCGGGGCCAG TTACCCTGGGGGTCCTAACGCCCCTGCTGGCATGGGCATCCCTCCGCACACCAGGCCGCCCGCTGACTTCACTCAGCCGGCAGCCGCTGCTGCGGCAGCCgcggtagcagcagcagcagccacgGCCACGGCCACAGCTACGGCCACTGTGGCAGCCTTGCAAGAAACACAGAATAAGGATATAAACCAGTACGGACCG ATGGGTCCCACCCAGGCGTATAACAGCCAATTCATGAACCAGCCCGGGCCTCGGGGGCCTGCCTCCATGGGGGGCAGCATGAACCCCGCAAGCATGGCGGCTGGCATGACGCCCTCGGGGATGAGTGGCCCTCCCATGGGCATGAACCAACCCCGGCCACCCGGCATCAGCCCCTTTGGCACACATGGGCAGCGGATGCCCCAGCAGACCTACCCGGGCCCCCGGCCCCAGTCCCTTCCCATTCAGAGCATAAAGAGGCCATACCCGGGAGAG CCCAACTACGGAAACCAGCAATATGGACCAAACAGCCAGTTCCCCACCCAGCCAGGCCAgtaccccacccccaatcccccaCGGCCGCTCACCTCTCCCAGCTACCCCGGGCAGCGGATGCCCAGCCAGCCGAGCACCGGGCAGTACCCGCCCCCCACAGTCAACATGGGGCAGTATTACAAG CCAGAGCAGTTTAATGGACAAAATAACACCTTCTCTGGAAGCAGCTACAGCAGCTACAGCCAAGGGAACGTCAATAGG cCTCCCAGGCCGGTTCCTGTGGCAAATTACCCCCACTCACCTGTTCCAGGGAACCCCACGCCCCCCATGACCCCCGGGAGCAGCATCCCCCCATACCTGTCCCCCAGCCAAGACGTTAAACCCCCCTTCCCACCGGACATCAAGCCAAATATGAgtgctctgcccccacccccag CCAACCACAATGACGAGCTGCGGCTCACGTTCCCGGTGCGGGATGGCGTGGTGCTGGAGCCCTTCCGCCTGGAGCACAACCTGGCCGTCAGCAACCACGTCTTTCACCTGAGGCCCACAGTCCACCAGACGCTGATGTGGAG GTCTGACCTGGAGCTGCAGTTCAAGTGCTACCACCACGAGGACCGGCAGATGAACACCAACTGGCCAGCCTCGGTGCAGGTCAGCGTGAACGCCACGCCCCTCACCATCGAGCGTGGCGACAACAAGACATCCCACAAGCCCCTGCACCTCAAGCACGTGTGCCAGCCGGG GCACACCATCCAGATCACCGTCACCGCCTGCTGCTGC TCCCACCTCTTCGTGCTGCAGCTGGTCCACCGGCCCTCCGTGCGCTCCGTGCTGCAAGGCCTCCTCAAGAAGCGGCTCCTGCCCGCAGAGCACTGCATCACGAAAA TCAAGCGGAATTTCAGCAGCGTGGCTGCCTCGTCAGGCAACACGACCCTCAATGGGGAAGACGGCGTGGAGCAGACAGCCATCAAGGTGTCTCTGAAGTGCCCCATCACATTCCGGCGCATCCAGCTGCCTGCTCGAGGCCACGATTGCAAGCACGTCCAG TGCTTTGACTTGGAGTCGTACCTGCAGCTGAATTGCGAGAGAGGGACCTGGAGGTGTCCTGTGTGCAA tAAAACCGCTCTGCTCGAGGGCCTGGAGGTAGATCAGTACATGTGGGGCATCCTGAATGCCATCCAACA CTCCGAGTTTGAAGAGGTCACCATTGACCCCACATGCAGCTGGCGGCCAGTGCCCATCAAGTCGGACCTCCACATTAAGGATGACCCTGACGGCATCCCGTCCAAGCGGTTCAAGACCATGAGTCCCAGCCAGATGATCATGCCCAATGTCATGGAGATGATCGCAGCCCTGGGCCCCGGCCCGTCCCCCTATCCACTCCCGCCCCCTCCCGGGGGCACCAACTCCAACGACTACAGCAGCCAAG GCAACAGCTACCAGGGCCATGGCAACTTTGACTTCCCCCACGGGAATCCCGGTGGGACGTCCATGAACGACTTCATGCACGGACCCCCCCAGCTCTCCCACCCCCCGGACATGCCCAACAACATGGCCGCCCTTGAGAAGC CTCACCCCATGCAGGAGACT ATGCCACATGCTGGCAGTTCTGACCAGCCCCATCCCTCCATGCAACAAGGTTTGCACGTCCCACACCCCAGCAGCCAGTCAGGGCCTCCATTACATCACAGTGGggctcctcctccttcccagcctccccgGCAACCGCCACAGGCCGCTCCCGGCAACCATCCACACAGTGACCTGACCTTTAACCCCTCCTCAGCCTTAGAGGGTCAGGCCGGAGCGCAGGGAGCGTCCGACATGCCGGAGCCTTCGCTGGAT ctCCTTCCAGAACTCACAAACCCTGATGAGCTCCTCTCGTACCTGGATCCCCCTGACCTGCCGAGCAATAGTAATGATGACCTCCTGTCTCTCTTTGAGAACAACTGA